The Streptococcus gwangjuense nucleotide sequence CAACATTACAGGGGTGTCTGACCACAATCCAGCTCAACAACAAGTTGAACTCATTAAGGCTCTTACACCAAATGTGAAAACAATCGGAGCTCTTTACTCAAGCAGCGAAGACAATTCAAAAACTCAGGTAGAAGAATTTAAGGCTTATGCTGAAAAAGCAGGTTTGACAGTAGAAACATTTGCAGTTCCTTCAACAAATGAAATTGCTTCAACAGTCAATGTTATGACTAGCAAGGTTGATGCTATCTGGGTTCCAATCGACAACACAATTGCTTCAGCCTTCTCAACTGTTGTTTCAAGTAACCAATCAGCTAAAAAACCAATTTACCCAAGCGCTACTGCCATGGTAGAAGCAGGTGGTTTGGCATCAGTTGTAGTTGATCAACATGATCTCGGTGTGGCAACAGGTAAAATGATTGCACAAGTTTTGAAAGGTGCAAAACCAGCTGATACTCCAGTCAATGTCTTTTCAACTGGTAAGTCAGTTATCAACAAGAAATTGGCACAAGAGCTAGGTATTACGATTCCTGAATCTGTTCTAAAAGAAGCAGGACAAGTGATCGAATAATCTGTAATGGAGGAGTTGGGGACATCTCCTCCAATTTTTTACAATAGACATCATATAGAAAAGGTTAAGAAACAGATGGTATTATCTATTATTTCTCAAGGATTTGTCTGGGCTATTCTAGGTCTGGGAATCTTTATGACATTTA carries:
- the trpX gene encoding tryptophan ABC transporter substrate-binding protein, coding for MKNKRLIGIIAALAVLVAGSLIYSSMNKPEAKNEKKVAKVGVLQFVSHPSLDLIYKGIQDGLAEEGYKDNQLKIDFMNSEGDQSKVATMSKQLVANGNDLVVGIATPAAQGLASATKDLPVIMAAITDPIGANLVKDLKKPGGNITGVSDHNPAQQQVELIKALTPNVKTIGALYSSSEDNSKTQVEEFKAYAEKAGLTVETFAVPSTNEIASTVNVMTSKVDAIWVPIDNTIASAFSTVVSSNQSAKKPIYPSATAMVEAGGLASVVVDQHDLGVATGKMIAQVLKGAKPADTPVNVFSTGKSVINKKLAQELGITIPESVLKEAGQVIE